CGGGCGGCGACGCCGCGGATTCCGAACTGATACGCGGGACGCTGGCGCCCTCCGAGCCGATGGTCGAGGGGACGCTTCCGGTCGACGGCGGCGTCCTCGTCGTCGACGGCTCGCTCGAGCCCCGGGAGATCCGCGCGTCCTCGGTCACGATCGACGGCGACTCCGCGGGCGAAATCGCCGGACTCGAGAACGAGGCCGCCCGCATCGCCGCGGCGATCGCTCGGGCCGACCCCGCGGCGGTGTTCGTCGCCGGCGACGTCACCCACGACGTCGGCACCGAACTAGCCCACCGCGATATCGCGTGCTTCCGCAACGTCAAGGACTCCGACGTCGAGGTCCTCTCGCGAGTTACGGGCGCGACGATCCGCGGCCCCGTCACGCCGACCGCACCCGCGTCCGTCGCGGAGTGCGGTCGCGGCGCCGTCCGGCTCCGCGAGGCGCAAGGCGACACGACCTGGCTCGAGGTCACAGCGCCCGACGGCGCCGATCCGCGGAGCGTCGGGCTCGTCGTCCGCGGCGGCACCGAGAGCGCCGCCGACGAGGCGCGACGGCGGATCAAGGTCGGCCTCAACGCGGTTCGCGCCGCGGTCAAACGGCCGGTCGCGCTTCCCGGCGGCGGCGCGGCCGAACTCGAGGCGGCCCGGGCCGTCCGGGATCTGGCGCCGAAGTTCGACGGCCGCGAGCAACTCGCGGTCGACGCGTTCGCCGACGTGCTCGAGTCGATCCCGCGCACGCTCGCGCGGAACGCGGCCCGGGATCCGATCGACGCCGTAACCGAGCTGCGTGCGCGCCACGACGCGGGGCACGCGCGGGCGGGCATCGACGCGAACGGCGACCTCGTCGACGACGTCGTCGCGGCCGGGGGCGCGCTCGACGCGCAACTGGTCCGGACGAGCAGCCTCGCCCGCAGCGTCGAGTTCGCGAACTCGCTGCTCAGGATCGACGGCGTCGTGCGAAACACCGCGCCGCCGTTCGATCCGGAGGACCTGCCGGGTGCCTCCGGGGCACCCGGTTCCCCCGGTACCCCTGACGCTTAGAAGAGAAACGCGGTGGCGACGCCGAGCAGCGTCACCGGCAGCACGCTCAGGACGCTCTGCTTCTCGCCGATCTCGTACAGTTGCTGGACGACCGGCAGCAGCAGGAAACCGGTCACGATCCAAGTGAGCGCCTTGAGGACGCGGACGGCGTGCATCTGCGGCATGTCGTAGACGAACGAGTGGGCCGAGAGGGCGAACTCGACGGCCTCCTCGCCGGTTTGGGCGCCCATCGCTGCGGTCGCGCCCTCGGGAACGGTGATCGTCACGATCACCGCGGCGCCGAGCAGGAAGACCGGCGCGAACAGGACGCTCAGGTAGCCGCCGAACTTGAACGTCTCGACCGCCAGGTCGTGTTTGTCAGAGAAGTAACCGGCGATAGCGCCGACCAGGCCGAAGTAGAGGAACCACGAGAACGCGACGACGGCCGCCCCGAACACGAGGTTGACGCCGAGCGCGATCGGCCAGCCGGGGAAGACGTAGCCCTCGACGACGATGTACGGCTCGCTCAGGTACTCGAACGCGCCGCGGGCGAGCGCGTGGAGCGCGAGTCCGACCAACGCCGGCAGCCAGCCGTACCGGCCGACCACGTCGATCATCTCTCCGATGTCGTTCGCCCGGACGAGTTTTCGCCACGGCCTGATCGCCGTCCACTCGTTCCCGCGAGCGGTAGCGTTCGCGCGACGGCTCATACCCTCACCTGTTTTCGGGCGGTAAAAAAGATGGCGCTCAGAAGCGCTACGACCGACGACTCGGTCGGATTCACGGCGTCGGCGCCGCTTCCTGTTCTCGCTCGACGAGGTGGGCGATGTTGAGCCCCGTCTCAGTGTCGAACAGGTGCGCCTGCTCGAGATCCAGATTCAGGAACACCTCGTCGGCGTCCTGCGGAATCGACTCGGGATCGATGAACGCCTTGCGCTCCGCGACTTCCTCCTCGGGCGCCGTCTCGTCGGTATCCTCGAGGGCGGCGGCGTCGCCCGAGACGAGCGTGTCGTCGCCCTCGCCCTCGAGTTCGAAGTACAGCAGGTCGCGAGCGCCGAGCGGCTCGATGATGTCGACGGACGCGGCGATGTCGCCCGCGTCGCCGGTCCGGCTCACGGTGATGTGTTCGGGGCGGACGCCGAGCTTCAGGTCCGTGCTTCCGGCGGTCTCGATTTGTTCTGCGTGTTCGGGGTCGAGCGGAATGTCGACGTCGCCGGTGAGTCGGCCGCCGTTCTCGGCGGGTTCGTACCGGACGTTGAAGATGTTCATCGACGGGCTGCCGATGAACTGCGCGACGAACAGGTTCCGCGGATCGTTGTAGACTTCCCGTGGCGTGCCGACCTGCTGGAGTTCGCCGTGGTTGAGTATTGCGATCCGGTCGGACATCGTCATCGCCTCCTCCTGGTCGTGGGTGACGTAGATCGTCGTCGTGTCGAGTTCCTGCTGGATCCGCTGGAGCTCGGTCCGCATGTGCTTGCGGAGTTTCGCGTCGAGGTTCGAGAGCGGCTCGTCGAAGAGGAAGACGGCGGGCTCGCGAACGATGGCGCGGCCGGTCGCGACGCGCTGTTGCTGGCCGCCCGAGAGCTGTTTGGGCCGGTCGTCGAGCAGTTCCGGAATGCCCATCAGCTCGGCCGCGTCCTCGACGCGCTCGTAGATCTCCTCCTCGGGGAGGCTGGTCGAACGCTTGAGGCCGAACGCCATGTTCTCGCGAACGCTCAGATGGGGGTACAGCGCGTAGCTCTGGAAGACCATCGCGATGTCGCGGTGGCGCGGGGGCAGGAGGTTGACCCGCTCGCCGCCGATCGAGATCGTTCCGTCAGTGATGTCCTCGAGGCCGGCGACCATCCGGAGCAGCGTCGACTTCCCGGAGCCGCTCGGGCCGACGAGCGTGAGGAACTCGCCGCTTTCGATCGTCAGGTTGAAGTCTTCGACGGCGAGGATATCGCCGTCGTACACCTTCGTGACGTCCTCGAACTCGATCGAACTCATACCCGTTGCCTACGAAACCTATCGTTAATATTCTTTGGGAGGTGTTCGCGTGTGACTCGATATCGGGCCGGGTTCGCGCTCGAGGAGCCGCTCGATCTGTCGGCCGGAGATCGCCCCGATATATACACTTATGTGACAGGCCGACGCACGGTTGAAACGGATATGAAAGTCGGCGTACTCACGGCCCCGCTCGACGATCAGCCCCTCGATGAGGCGCTCGAGTACCTCGCGGGAATCGGCGTCGAAGCCGTCGAACTGGGATGTGGCGGCTTCACCGGCGACGGCCACCTCAGCACGGACACCCACCTCGACGACGAGGACGCCCGGGTCGAAGTGCTCGAGGCGGTCGAGAAATACGACATGGAGATCAGCGCGCTCGCGACGCACAACAACCCGCTCCACCCGGACGACGAGCGCGCCGCCGAGGACGACCAGCAGCTCCGCGACGCGATCGAGCTCGCCGGCCAACTCGGCGTCGACGCGATCACTTGCTTCTCCGGGCTGCCCGGCGGCAGCCCGAACGACGAGACGCCCAACTGGATCACGGCCCCCTGGCCGAGCGAGCACCTCGAGGCGCTCGAGTACCAGTGGGACGTCGCGATCGACTACTGGAGCGAGATCAACGACCTCGCGGACGAGCACGACGTCGATATCGGGATCGAGATGCACCCGAACATGCTCGTCTACGAACCCCAGGGCATGTTGAAACTCCGCGAGGAAACCGGCGAGCGCATCGGCGCGAACTTCGATCCCTCGCACCTCTACTGGCAGGGGATCGACGTCACCGAGGCGATCCGCCTGCTCGGCGAGGAGGACGCCATCCACCACTTCCACGCGAAGGACACGAAGGTCTACGACGCCAACGCCCGCGAAAAAGGCGTGCTCGACACGGCGCCGTACACCGACGAGCCCGACCGCTCGTGGCTGTTCCGCTCGATCGGCTACGGCCACGACGAATCCCACTGGAAGGACGTCGTCTCGACGCTCCGGATGGTCGACTACGACGGCGCGCTCTCGATCGAACATGAGGACTCGCTGACCAGCGGCCGCGAAGGGCTCGAGAAGGCCGTCGACGTCCTCTCGCGGGCGGTCTTCGAGACGTCGCCGGGCGAGGCCTACTGGGCGGAGTAACGGCGCTCCCCTATCATCGGCGGACGGACCCGTCGATCCGACCGATCCGGCCCGACGGGTGGAGATACCCGGCTGCGACACTGACGCGGACCCGACCTATATCCGTGCGCCCGACATATCGGCGATCGATACCGTATGACGTACGACGTAATCCAGGTCGGGACCGGCGGCCAGGGCGAACGATGGTGCAAACAATACCTCCCGCCGAACGTCGAGGACGGGCTGATCGACGTCGTGGCCGCAGTCGACACGAACGAAGCGGCCCTCGAGAACGCGAAAGACGGCCTCGGGCTGAGCGGCGAGCAGTGTTACACCGACGCCGCGACGGCGTTTGCGGTACACGACGCCGACTGTTGTACCGTCGTCGTCCCGCCGCAGTACCACGAAGACGTCGTCGACGAGGCGCTGGCCCACGACCTGCACATTCTCTCGGAGAAGCCGATCGCCGACACGCTGGACGCGTCGGTTCGCATCGCGGAGAAGGTCGACCGCGCCGACAAGAAGATGGGCGTCACGATGAGCCACCGGTTCGACCGGGACAAGACGACGCTCCGACGGGAACTGCGATCGGGCGAGTACGGCTCGCTGGACTACCTGATGCTTCGATTTACCTGTAACTGCCGCTCGTACGGCAGTTGGGGCGCGTTTCGCCACGACATCGAGGATCCCCTGCTGATCGAGGGCGGCGTCCACCACCTCGATATCCTCGCGGACCTCGCCGACGCCCGCTGCGAGACGCTGTACGCACAGACGTGGCTGCCGGAGTGGGGCGAGTACGGCGGCGACGCGCAGGCGCTGATCAACCTGACCTTCGAAGACGGCACTCGCGCCGTCTACGAGGGCGCGAAAACCAACGCCGCCGCGCTCAACGGCTGGGGCAACGAGTACGTCCGCGCCGAGTGTCGCGACGCGACGCTCGAACTCGACGGCCGGCAGCTCGAGCGGTATCCCTACGATCCGGACGCCGAACCCCAGCTCGGCGAGGGTGTCGACGAAACCGATGCCGAGCGGGTTCCGCTGCTCGAGGGAGAGAAGTGGGCGAACACCCTGCTCGTCGAGCGGTTCGTCGAGTGGCTCGACGGCGGCGAACCGATGGCGACGAACGTGCGGGAGAACCTCCAGTCGATGGCGCTCGTCGAAGCGGCGATCCGGAGCAGCGAGACCGGCGAACCCGTCGCCGTCCAGGAACTGCTGACGGACGCCGTCGAATCCGTTTCGGTGTGATTGGATCGAGGATTCCCCGGTTCGTCGACTGCGCCCGTCTCGAGTACGCGTCTCGGCTGCGACGACACTGTTACTGACGGCAATCAGTATTTGTGATCGCGCCGTAACCGGTCGCGGACGCGCGAGTGCCGCCGAAATCACTGCATACCGATTCGATCCCTACTGGAGGCCGGTTCTGTTCCTAAAAACATTATTATCAATGAGAGAACGACGTGTGGTAAACATGAACTAGCATCGAAACGGTCGGTCGACGGTCGTTCGCCCCCTCCTCGCTTCCCGACCTGAAACTGTCGAAGAACGGCATCAGAGCGACGAAGAACCGACTACTCGTCCGTAGTGACGATCGTCGAAACGCCCGACGACGGACGGCCGCGGCAAATAAATTACAGCCGTATGGCTGTAATCGTACGTCGCGGGACGAGTCCCGTGCACTGGCATCTACCAGCCGGTAATACGGCCGACGAGCGGTATCGGCGATCGACGGTGGAGGTCAAATCTAAGATTACGCACAGTAAACGCCGTTTAGTATGAGTACATCGCATTCTGTATGTTGAAGCTGCGCTCGTGCTACAGTCCATGGGCGGCGAGCGAGCGATCCGATCCGTTCGCCGTTCGTTTTTCGCTTCCGCCCCGACCGACGACCGGCGATCACCTCGACGGGCCCGATTTCTCCGCTATACAATCGCGTTCTGTGTAGGCGGAGGATCTTAGAAGCTGTCGTAAACAGTCTTTTCGATGGTGTAGAAGTCGATGCCCGCGTCGCCCTGCTCGCGCCAGGTCTCGCTCGAGGAGTTCTTGACGCCGCCGAAGGGAACGTGCAGTTCGAGGCCAGAGGTTTTCTCGTTGACCTTCGCGACGCCGGCTTCGATCTCGCGGACGAAGCGTTCGGCCTCGGAGTGGTCGTCGGTGACGATGCTGGCCGAGAGGCCGTACTGGACGTCGTTGGCGACCGCGAGCGCCTCGTCGAACTCCTCGACTTCGAGCACGGTCAGGACCGGACCGAAGACCTCCTCCTGAGCGATGCGGTAGTCGTTCTCGACGCCGGTGAAGACCGTGGGCTCGACGAAGTGACCGTCGCCGAAGCGGTCGCCCTCGGGCTGGCCGCCCCCCGTCTCGAGGGTAGCGCCTTCGTTCTCGGCGATCTCGATATAGTCGAGCGTGCCCTCGAGTTCGTCTTCGCTTACCTGCGGACCCATGTCGTACTCGTCGCCGGGGCCGATCTCGATGGCCTCGGCTTCGGCGACGACGGCGTCGACGAACTCGTCGTAGACGTCCGTGTGGACGACCGCCCGCGAGCAGGCGGTACACGACTGCCCGGTCGTTCCGAACGCGCCGCCGGCGACGATTTCGGCGGCCGTTTCGACGTCGGCACTGTCGGAGACGACGGTCGGGTTCTTACCGCCGAGTTCGGTCTGAACGCGCTTGGCGTCGTCGGTCGCCTGGTCGTAGACCAGCTGCCCGACCTGGCCGGAGCCGGTGAAGGAGACGGCGTCGACGTCATCGTGGGCGACGACCGCGTTCCCGGCGGTAGCGCCGAATCCGGTGACGACGTTCGCGACGCCGTCGGGGATACCGGCCTCGTCGAGGGCCTCGAAGAGCTCCAGCGCGACGGCCGGGGCGACCTCCGCGGGTTTGAGCACGAGGGTGTTACCGGTCGCGAGCGCGGGTGCGATCTTCCAGGCCGGGATGGCGATCGGGTAGTTCCACGGAGTGATGAGGCCGGCGACGCCGACCGGTCCGCGGACCGTGTAGAGGGTCGTTTGCGGGCCGCTGGCGCTTTTGACCGTCCCCCCGAGGTCGCGGGTCTTCTCGGCGTAGTAGTAGAAGATGTCGATCGCGCGCTGCACTTCGCCGCTGGCCTCGGCGTGGGCCTTGCCCTCTTCGCGCGTGAGGAGAGTCGTCAGCTCTTGTTTGCGGCCCTCGAGGATCGACGCCGTCTCGCGCAGGATCGCACCGCGATCGGGTGCGGGCGTATTTGCCCACTCGTCCTGTGCGGCGGCGGCCGCCTCGACGGCCGCGTCGGCGTCTGCGGCGCTCGATCGCTCGTACTCGGCGACGACGTCGGTCGGTGCGGCGGGGTTCGTCGTTTCGAACGTCTCGCCGGTTTCCGACTCCGTCCACTGCCCGTCGACGTAGTTGTGGTACCGCTCAGCCATGGATAGACTACGGCGGGGACGGTATACGATTCTTGTGATTCGGCGACTGTCCCAACCGACATTGACGGATCTTCGGCTCGAGGCTCTCGCCGGATCCGCTCGTTTCTCGTATCGGTTTCCGACGAGACACTGCTCTGGAAGCGCGACTACCATCCCCGATCTCCCGACGGCGTGCTCCCAGATTGGGACGAGATTCCCGAGCGAGATCATTCAGTTCCGTCGGGGTAGACATAACAAAACCCGAATGCTTTATCATTGATGACTAGGGAATGGTATGTAGATGTCAACAAGTGACAGGAGTGAGCGGACCCCGTCGCAGCGACAGTTAAAGGACACCGGCAATCGCCGGCGGAACCCGCCGCGAAGCCAACTTTCGAAAGCCAACAAGTACCAGCGGTACGTCTCGCGCCGGCAAATGTTGGCCGTTTCGGGGGCTGCTGGAGTGGCTGCCCTGGCCGGCTGTATGAACGACAACGAGGACGAGGAACTCCTCGACGAAACCGACCTAGACCCAGTCCTCGACGACGTCGATTATAACGAGAACTACGAAGAAGAGTTCGAGGTCGTGTACCCGGCGCCGGAACTCAATCCGGTCGACGACGACTACATCTTTAATCCGTATCATCCGCGGTGGAACCCCGGGGACCTGGGACAGGAGTTCGGGTTCGAGTATCTGACGATATACCACACCGAACGCAGCGAGTACCTGCCACGAATCGCCGACGACTGGTCGATCGATGACGACACCCTTCGAACCGAAGTCTCGCTCTCGGAGGAGTACGCCTGGTCGACGGGTGAAGACATCACCGCCCACGACTTCGTCACCGCGTACAAGCTAGACGGATACATGGGGCTCGGGATGCAGGACTTCGTCGACATCGAGGAGGGAATCTACGCCGAGGACGATTACACGCTCGTCATCGAACCACGAGAGGAGTACAGCGACATGGAGGAGGAGCTGTGGATGACAGAATGGGCCGAGACGAATCTGACGGTGTCCGAGGCCCAGTACGGTCACTTCGTCGAGGACTTTGAAGACGCGACGACTGAAGATGAGACCCAGCGCGTCCAAGAGAGCCTAATCAACTACGAAGTGAGTTGGGACGAGGTCATGTACTCGGGCCCCTGGGTCTTCGTCGAGGCAAACGAACAGTTCGCCGACCAGATCCCGAACCCCGAACATCCGATCGCACAGGATTGGGAATTCTTCCAGCGGACCGGCATGTACGTGGACGAAGAGGGGATCCAGTCCGGCGAGGTCGACTGGGGAGACGATACCCCGGAGATTCAGGACGTTCCCGATAAATACGGAAAGGGACCGCTACCGTACGACGGACAGTCGTTCGCGATCATCTTCGGAAACAGCGACGAGTACATCCGCGACCACCCCGAAGTGCGCAAGGCCATCACCTACGCCGTCGACGTTCCCTACCTCACCGAAAGCACCGCCACGGACGGGACGGAGTACGACGAGTACTCCGCGGGGATCGACTCGCTGTACGTCGAGGACTACGTCGACGCCGACGTGCTCGATGCGATGCCGAACTACGCACCGCAGGACACCGACAGGGCTGCGGAACTGCTCGAGAGCGTGGGCTTCGAACGTTCCAACGGGACGTGGCAGACACCGGAGGGCGACACCTGGACGCTCAACTTCTCGGTGGGCAATTGGTTCGAGTCCCACTCGAAGGTGATTTCGAACAATCTGCAGGAGTTCGGGATCGACGTGGACCACTACGTCGAGGAGATGCCGACCTGGCAGGCGACCACGCGGGCCAACCTCGACTTCGACGTGACGGTCCACTTGAACTACGGCCAAGCCCGCAATTACCATCCATACTCCGACTTCGACGGGATATTCAACGATACGAATCTGGGACTCTTTACCGAGCGGACCGGAATCGTCGAGGAAGACGTTGAGGTGCCCGAAGTCGGCAACCCGGACGGAGACACGGTAACGTTCAACATTCCCGAGGAGCTCGAAGCGATGTCGACGGCCGACTCCGAGGAGGAACTCGTCTCTCACGCGACGAACCTCGCCTGGGTCCACAACCAGCTGCTGCCGGCCGCCGTCTGCTTCCCCTGGGGCGGCGGTCACTACTGGGTCAACACCGTGGACTGGAACTTCGACCTCGAGAGCGACGACTGGCTGACCTCGAACCGCCTCACCCACTACCTGTTGGAAAACGGGCTCGAACGGGTCTGATCTCGGCATCGGCCTGTGACGCGGTTCCATTATTGCAGTTTCAGCAGGTGAATCGCCTCGGCCGGCGCTCGCTGCGTGAGGACGTCCCAGTCCCGGCAGCTAAAACTAAGGTGGTCGGACTAAAAAAGGAGAGCAGCACATGCGTTACTATCAGCTCCGGGAGGGCACACCTCGTCTCGCAGCGAAAACGGGGGATACCCTGTACGACCTGACGGACGCGAAGCCACAGTTACGGACGTTCGAGGATCTGCTTACCACCGCGACGATCACCGACGAGTCGCTCGATACCATCACCGATCGACTGCTCGAGGACGCGACCGAACTGTCGTCGGACGTCCGTTCGGACGGCGCGGTGGCAGCACCAGTCTCGTCGGGCGAGGTGTGGGCCGCGGGCGTGACCTACCGCATCAGCGAGGAGGCGCGGAAGGCCGAAAGCTCGATGGAGGACATGTACATCGATGTCTACGACAGCGAACGGCCGGAAGTGTTCTTCAAGGCGACGCCGAGCCGAACGGTCGGTCCCGACGAGCGGGTCGGCATCCGCGCGGATTCGGAGTGGGACGTACCCGAACCGGAGCTGGGCGTCGTGCTCTCGGACGGGGAGATCGTCGGCTACACGATCGGCAACGACATGAGTAGCCGGTCGATCGAGGGTCGAAACCCGCTCTACCTCCCGCAGGCGAAGGTCTACGACCGCTGCTGTTCGCTCGGCCCCTGCGTTCGCTCCGCCGAGTCGCTCGACGACCCCCACGATCTCGAGATGTGGATGACGATCAGCCGAGACGGCGAGGTGCTCTACGACGACTCGACGAACACGGGGAAGATGGTGCGCTCGGTCGAGGAACTCGTCGACTGTTACACCAGCCACAACGCCGTTCCCGAGGTTTCGGTGCTGCTGACCGGCACCTCGCTCGTTCCCGACGACGATTTCACGCTTCGGGAGGGCGATCTGATCGAAATCGGCGTCGAGGATATCGGCACGCTCTCGAACACCGTCGTCGAAGTATAACTACCGCGGCTGATTACGGCACCGTCCCTCGACGGTCCAGGCAGGTTGATTTTGCGGATCGAGTATCGATACTGCCACCAGCGACCGACGACGACAACCGCAACGCTCCGCTGGTTTCCCGTTCGCTAACGCTTCAACGCGTTCCACGAAGGACGAGACTGAGCGAGCTATGAGAAACGGGTTTTCGCTACGCAGAACAATCTATATGTATGTCGAAATCAATCATGAGTGTATGCCCGAACCGAAACACCCCGTTCGAACCGTCGACAGGACGTTCGAGATCCTCGAGATTATCCAGGAACTCGACGGTGCGGGAATCTCCGAAATCGCCGAGCGGGTCGATATCGGCAAGAGCGCGGTGCACAACCACCTGACGACGCTCGCGAACCGCGAGTACGTCGACAAGGACGGCGACGAGTACCACATCGGCCTGTCGTTCCTCGGTCTCGGCGCGTACGCGCGCAACCGCACGCCGATCTACGATACGGCCCAGAAGGAAGTCGATAAGCTGGCCGACCAGACGGGCGAACTCGTGAACCTGCTCGTCGAGAAAAACGGGATGGGGATCTACCTCTACCAGGCGAAAGGGGAGAACGCGGTCGAACTCGACACCCACGAGGGCAAGCGCGTCCCGCTGCACTGTACCGGGCTCGGCAAGGCGATCCTCGCGTTCCGTCCGCAGGAGGAAGTCGACGAGATTCTCGACGCGAACGGGCTCCCGAAGGTCACCGAACACACGATTACCGACCGCGAGACGTTCTCCGAGGAACTCGAGAACGTCCGCGAGCAGCGCTACGCCGTCGACCGGGAGGAACGCCTGAATGGACTGCGCTGCATCGCGGCGCCGATCACCGACGACAAGGATCGAAGCATCGCCGCCGTGAGCGTCTCCTGTCCCGTCCACCGCGTCGGCGACGAGCGGTTCTACCAGGACCTGCCGGAGGCGGTGCTGGGAACGGCGAACGTGATCGAACTCGAGCACAACTACTCCTGACGGTTCCGGCAGCGTTCTCGGCGGACGCGTTGCGGTGAACTCGGAGTACGGTCACCGACGGACGCGGTCGCAGTTTTTGCAAACGGCGTCGGTAACGCCGACCCGCTGATACAGTTCTGGTGGACAACCTTTCGTAATAGCCGACAGCTATCGAGCGGAATCTGACGACCTTTCTAACCGACTAGGAAAATCATTATAATAAGAGAGTACGATTGGCTGACTGTATGGCAGACAATGACGGTCGCATTAGCGTGAGAGTTGGGAACGGCATCTCGCGTCGGCAGGTGATGCAACAGCTCGGTGCAATCGCGGCGGTCGGCGGACTAGCCGGCTGCCTTCAGCGGGATGAAGAAGGCCAGGACGGCGGCAACGGCGGCGATTCCGGCTCCGACTCCGACGGCGCCGCGCCGTCGTACCAGCGCGTCGATCTGACGCCGCCGCCGACGGAGTTGGACTTCTCCCGCGATCCGCCCGAGCGGGACATTACGATGGTGTGTCACAATGCGGCGATCTCGTTCTGGGACCCCGCGATCGGCGGCCTGCACGATGCCGCCAGTCAACTCGGCTGGAACGCGACCTTCACGGGGCCGTCCGGCGGCTTCAGCGTCGAGGAGCAGATCAACATCCTCGAGAACGTCGTGGCGTCCGAGCCCGACGCCATCGTGACGACCGTGAGCGACACGGAGGCGTACAACAGCGTCATCCAGGACGCGCTGGACAACGACATCGCGGTCCTGACGTTCAACACGAACAGCCTCCGGGAGGAGGGCCGCCAGCACATGCGCGAGGAGTTCGGACAGGCCCTCCCGTTCGTCGGCCAGGACCAGTACTCGTCGGGCTACGCCAACGGGATGGCGCTGCTCGACAAGCTGCCGGACGACGCGAGCAAGGTGACGATCGGACTGGCCGACCCCGCCCACAGCGGCCAGGCCGCTCGAGCCAGCGGCGCGGAGGACGCCATCCGCCAGAATTCGGACATCGAGATCACCGATCGGGTCAACTACACCGACGACTCCAACGAGGGCGTCTCCCGCATCGCGAACCACCTCGCGGCCAACCCCGAACTGGACGGGATGGCCGGCAGCGACGCCTACTCGTGGTTCATCGGTCAGGCTGCCGAGGAAGAAGGGATGGCCGAGGACATGGTCATCGGCGGCTTCGACCTGGATCAGAACACGCTCGACTACATCCAGCAGGGCGTGATGAACTACACCACCGGCCAGGACCCCTACAGCCAGGGCTACCTCCCCGTTCACCAGGCGTTCGCCTACCTCGAGCGCGGGATGCCGCCCAAGGAGATCATGACCGGTGCGGAGATCGTCGATCAGGAAACGATCGACTTCGCGCTCGAGCGGCGCAACTGGGGCGAACTGCTGGAGTACCACGGCGTGTAAGCGCGACGGATTCACCACACCAGACTCTCTACCACCTATGTCGGACACCGATTCGATACTTCAGACGGTCGAACTCACGAAGCACTTCGGGAACGTCGTTGCAGTCGAGGGGGTCGACTTCTCGCTGCGCGAAGGCGAGATCATGGCGCTGGTCGGCGACAACGGCGCCGGGAAGTCGACCTTCATCAAGATGCTGTGTGGCGTGCACGAACCGACGAGCGGCGAGATCCACGTCGACGGCGAGCAGGTCGCGTTCGAGGACTACAGCGACGCCCGCGAGATGGGCATCGAGACGGTCTACCAGGACCTGGCGCTGGCCGAACAGCAGACGGTCGCGGCGAACGTGTTCCTCGGTCAGGAACCGGTTCGGTCGGATCCCCTCGGTCGATTCCTCGGCGTGGTCGACAAGCAAGCGATGCGCGATCGCGCTCGAGAGAGCCTCAACCGCGTGCAGATCCCGGTCGATCCCGACGCGAAAGTGAGCGATCTCTCGGGCGGCCAGCAGCAGGCGGT
The DNA window shown above is from Halopiger xanaduensis SH-6 and carries:
- a CDS encoding ABC transporter substrate-binding protein, whose amino-acid sequence is MNDNEDEELLDETDLDPVLDDVDYNENYEEEFEVVYPAPELNPVDDDYIFNPYHPRWNPGDLGQEFGFEYLTIYHTERSEYLPRIADDWSIDDDTLRTEVSLSEEYAWSTGEDITAHDFVTAYKLDGYMGLGMQDFVDIEEGIYAEDDYTLVIEPREEYSDMEEELWMTEWAETNLTVSEAQYGHFVEDFEDATTEDETQRVQESLINYEVSWDEVMYSGPWVFVEANEQFADQIPNPEHPIAQDWEFFQRTGMYVDEEGIQSGEVDWGDDTPEIQDVPDKYGKGPLPYDGQSFAIIFGNSDEYIRDHPEVRKAITYAVDVPYLTESTATDGTEYDEYSAGIDSLYVEDYVDADVLDAMPNYAPQDTDRAAELLESVGFERSNGTWQTPEGDTWTLNFSVGNWFESHSKVISNNLQEFGIDVDHYVEEMPTWQATTRANLDFDVTVHLNYGQARNYHPYSDFDGIFNDTNLGLFTERTGIVEEDVEVPEVGNPDGDTVTFNIPEELEAMSTADSEEELVSHATNLAWVHNQLLPAAVCFPWGGGHYWVNTVDWNFDLESDDWLTSNRLTHYLLENGLERV
- a CDS encoding fumarylacetoacetate hydrolase family protein; translated protein: MRYYQLREGTPRLAAKTGDTLYDLTDAKPQLRTFEDLLTTATITDESLDTITDRLLEDATELSSDVRSDGAVAAPVSSGEVWAAGVTYRISEEARKAESSMEDMYIDVYDSERPEVFFKATPSRTVGPDERVGIRADSEWDVPEPELGVVLSDGEIVGYTIGNDMSSRSIEGRNPLYLPQAKVYDRCCSLGPCVRSAESLDDPHDLEMWMTISRDGEVLYDDSTNTGKMVRSVEELVDCYTSHNAVPEVSVLLTGTSLVPDDDFTLREGDLIEIGVEDIGTLSNTVVEV
- a CDS encoding IclR family transcriptional regulator, yielding MPEPKHPVRTVDRTFEILEIIQELDGAGISEIAERVDIGKSAVHNHLTTLANREYVDKDGDEYHIGLSFLGLGAYARNRTPIYDTAQKEVDKLADQTGELVNLLVEKNGMGIYLYQAKGENAVELDTHEGKRVPLHCTGLGKAILAFRPQEEVDEILDANGLPKVTEHTITDRETFSEELENVREQRYAVDREERLNGLRCIAAPITDDKDRSIAAVSVSCPVHRVGDERFYQDLPEAVLGTANVIELEHNYS
- a CDS encoding substrate-binding domain-containing protein, translated to MADNDGRISVRVGNGISRRQVMQQLGAIAAVGGLAGCLQRDEEGQDGGNGGDSGSDSDGAAPSYQRVDLTPPPTELDFSRDPPERDITMVCHNAAISFWDPAIGGLHDAASQLGWNATFTGPSGGFSVEEQINILENVVASEPDAIVTTVSDTEAYNSVIQDALDNDIAVLTFNTNSLREEGRQHMREEFGQALPFVGQDQYSSGYANGMALLDKLPDDASKVTIGLADPAHSGQAARASGAEDAIRQNSDIEITDRVNYTDDSNEGVSRIANHLAANPELDGMAGSDAYSWFIGQAAEEEGMAEDMVIGGFDLDQNTLDYIQQGVMNYTTGQDPYSQGYLPVHQAFAYLERGMPPKEIMTGAEIVDQETIDFALERRNWGELLEYHGV
- a CDS encoding ATP-binding cassette domain-containing protein translates to MSDTDSILQTVELTKHFGNVVAVEGVDFSLREGEIMALVGDNGAGKSTFIKMLCGVHEPTSGEIHVDGEQVAFEDYSDAREMGIETVYQDLALAEQQTVAANVFLGQEPVRSDPLGRFLGVVDKQAMRDRARESLNRVQIPVDPDAKVSDLSGGQQQAVAVARALQSDPDILILDEPTSALSIEGARNVLRVIDDLRNEGLSIILISHNIRQVLTLADRVSVLAQGRLMGVRDTDSATRDEIIALMMGAEDEDEIEEFELTSVDDSADDEGAAA